In Labilithrix sp., a genomic segment contains:
- a CDS encoding DUF2330 domain-containing protein: MKHVVLVAGLAAAILLAGERPAEACGGCFAPPETPTVVTDHRMVFAVSRDQSTLYDQIRYQGAPESFAWVLPFAGQIEVGVSSDALFATLDSNTQTVILPPPTNCPPRPSGCSRAARASASPDQAGNGGVEVLKREVVGPYDTVQLKATDPNALIDWLAQNRYALPDDVKPVVAAYQGEHFNFLALKLVPGKGVQDMRPVRVTTKGANVALPLRMVAAGAGANVGITLWVVAEGRYEPQNFGSFVIEANELVWSWAESKSNYTDLRAKKTADGGGRVWEVESSTQLPRTLIDDQMRYERSYLPVSDAGALDPEAQEAEARSADLEVLFAGIVPGAERVTRMRADLSRAALDHDLLLRATADQSPLTRQRQVTAEIGEPQCPIFDGCDGAGTAPRSEAIRRANGDDGGCTTTTGRASPAWLAVALGFLGVSLRRRRRRN, translated from the coding sequence ATGAAACACGTCGTGCTCGTCGCAGGTCTCGCCGCCGCCATCCTGCTCGCCGGCGAGCGCCCCGCGGAGGCGTGCGGCGGCTGCTTCGCTCCGCCGGAGACGCCCACGGTGGTGACGGATCACCGCATGGTGTTCGCCGTGTCGCGCGACCAGTCCACGCTCTACGATCAGATCCGCTACCAGGGCGCGCCGGAGAGCTTCGCGTGGGTGCTGCCGTTCGCGGGCCAGATCGAGGTCGGCGTCTCGTCGGACGCGCTGTTCGCGACGCTCGACAGCAACACGCAGACCGTCATCCTGCCGCCGCCGACGAACTGCCCGCCGCGCCCTTCGGGCTGCTCGCGAGCCGCGCGCGCATCCGCGTCTCCGGACCAGGCCGGGAACGGCGGCGTCGAGGTGTTGAAGCGCGAGGTCGTGGGTCCCTACGACACCGTGCAGCTGAAGGCGACGGATCCGAACGCGCTCATCGACTGGCTCGCGCAGAACAGGTACGCGCTGCCGGACGACGTGAAGCCCGTCGTCGCGGCGTACCAGGGCGAGCACTTCAACTTCCTCGCGCTCAAGCTCGTGCCCGGGAAGGGCGTCCAGGACATGCGTCCGGTGCGCGTGACGACGAAGGGCGCGAACGTCGCGCTGCCGCTCCGCATGGTCGCGGCCGGCGCCGGCGCGAACGTCGGCATCACGCTCTGGGTCGTCGCCGAGGGCCGCTACGAGCCGCAGAACTTCGGCTCGTTCGTCATCGAGGCGAACGAGCTCGTGTGGAGCTGGGCGGAGAGCAAGAGCAACTACACCGACCTCCGCGCGAAGAAGACGGCGGACGGCGGGGGCCGGGTCTGGGAGGTCGAGAGCTCCACCCAGCTGCCGCGCACGCTCATCGACGACCAGATGCGGTACGAGCGGAGCTACCTCCCCGTCAGCGACGCCGGCGCGCTCGATCCGGAGGCGCAGGAGGCGGAGGCGCGGAGCGCCGATCTCGAGGTCCTCTTCGCCGGCATCGTGCCCGGCGCCGAGCGCGTGACGCGCATGCGCGCGGACCTCTCCCGCGCCGCGCTCGATCACGACCTCCTCCTCCGCGCGACGGCCGATCAGTCGCCGCTCACGCGCCAGCGCCAGGTCACCGCCGAGATCGGGGAGCCGCAGTGCCCGATCTTCGACGGGTGCGACGGGGCGGGGACCGCGCCGCGCTCGGAGGCGATCCGGCGCGCGAACGGCGACGACGGCGGCTGCACGACGACGACGGGGCGCGCCTCGCCGGCGTGGCTCGCGGTCGCGCTCGGCTTCCTCGGCGTGTCGCTCCGCCGTCGCCGTCGCCGAAACTAG